Sequence from the Gracilinanus agilis isolate LMUSP501 chromosome 6, AgileGrace, whole genome shotgun sequence genome:
TACAGTTTGTTATATTGAATGGTTCTctagaaagggaaaaggatggtGAGAactatgaattaaaaaacaaataaaataaaataaaataaaaaaacaaaagacatcaatctaaacaattgtttttttaattaaaaaaatttaaatttgttcatgtttttattttttcagttacatgtagaaacattttttcacaattatttttTGACGTTCAAAAATTtagactttctccttctccttcccctcccttcctgtGGCAGTGAGTAGTCTGATATAGGTCATAGctgtactttcatgtaatacatatttctacattgctcacagacacatatcacacatacaatagaaatttcctgaaggaaatatagtggaagattgCATGCTTTGCTCTCCcttcagattccaacagttccttctttgcctatggatagcattttcttcatgattcCCTTGTCTTGGATTTGCATGAATTCCTTGCTTTGCTGAAAATGATTTAGTCACAATTGCTCATTGCACGCTATTGCTATGACTGTGtccattattctcctggttctgctcactccactttgcatcagttcctataagtctttccaggttttgctAAGGCATCCTGTTCgttattccttatggcacaatactaTTCCCTTACAACCACATGCCACCACttgaaaaacttatttttaaacaaGGAAGAATGAAGCTCAATGAAGCTAAGCAGCACCACTTCTACCTCCACATTTCTTCACTTCTTTAACCAAAGAGAGGAAAAGtatattttctcaactcttctccaGGTCTATGCTCGGCCATTATGATTCTTTGGCATTTACTTTGCTATAGTTATTTATTGTAATatagtctttaaaatttttattttaattaaaaaaaaaacccttaccttctgtcttggaattgatactgcatattggtttttAAGGCacaagagaggtaagggcttggCAGGGAGGGTCAAGAgtcttgcccaggtcacacagctgggaaatgctTGAGActagattagaacctaggacttcccatctccaggcctggctctcaatcccctgaaccacctagctgtccctggtaCATATGTTTTTAAACCAATTTTTGTGGTCACTTGTTCAACAACAAAATAGTTTTGTGGTCTGATTATAGTATCTAAGAAATTTAGTTCAGTTACtatattgttaataataaaatttccATTAAGAGTCTCTATTTGGAAATAAGAATTAAAGATAGTCACTGTTATATTTAatgtaaagaaaacaaattaaatctGAATTTTTGATGCAGTAGTAGTTGAGCTGGACATCCATAAAAGTTagccaaagtttttttttcttttaccttaaaATGAACAAGTGACTATTTCtgttataaaatgtattaaagtAGAATCATTATGTTGGGGAAATCTCTTTAGATAAGAGTTCATCACAATGTTTACCTGAAATGAACTTATTAAaacagttaaaaaacaaaacagttattTTACTGATTAAGaattagtaaaattaaaatatatctgaatataaataaacatttttgaatctatcagttaaataaatttaattgtttcttgagCAGGTGATTAAAATTGTGTGATTTTTACTTTCAGATTTATGCTggtttaaatatcttttttggaATGGCAAGTATTGGATTACTCACTGCTGTGGCCATTGATCGGTACCTGACCATCTGTCAACCTGACCTTGGTACAATCCTGTCCTTACCAGCTTTTGAAACCAATTAATAATGAGGGCTGACTGAGCCGCGGCATCAATTTACACTAACAATTTTGATGGTTCTGAGGCACTTGGTATTGCTTTCATATGGCACCCCATTTTTCCCAGGCCATTTTCAAATGATCCTCTTGCTTCTATTGTCTCAAAAACAGTTGTTCTAAAACAGTTTTGGTCTTAGGgcccctttacactcttaaaaattaaggATCCCCTAAAGAGGTTTTGGTTTATGTGGGTCGTAGCTATTgatatttactgtattagaaatgaaaatgttttaggatTATTCCCAACCACTCTGTTAGgacttattaaacatttactatgtgctagatattgTGGGATATCTGCTTAGGATCCAAAGAAagatttcccttctccctcccaagcAGGCATATTCTCAAGAATCTCACAGTCTTGTTTTGATCTCATGGACTCCCTTAAAGGCTTTTGGACACTTCCAAAGGTCCCTGGATCATCCTTGGAGAACCCTTGATCTACCATTTAGCACTTTTAAAATCTACTTTGCATCTTAAACCCCTGCCATCAGCTTGGGCTTTAACTTGGTCCTTCTTGAAAATTTCCTGTTAATTATATGGAAACTGCCCAACCAGAAAGTATCCCTGGAACCACTCTCATCAGTCATTTTGTGCCATATTGTAACTCTCCCTACTTATTGTgtctttttggtgtttttttggaTGAATGTTGACTCTGAGTGCAgtacatatttttgttattacaCTTAGAataatttcttcccattttcttaaaaaataaaaatttgcatAACCCATCTTTTTAGAAATGACCCAAAAAACTTGCACCTCATTATTATCTCTTCTGTAGGTTTCTGATTTTGAAAGTAACAGGCAAACTAACCTTGGAATCTCAATTACAATTTTGGGAAAAAGATTTTCAGTCTTTCATTCTATCTCCTGATCAATGGTCTCATGATGAAGTTATAAGCATGATGCTCAGGTGATGTTGAAAATCTATCAGTCTGgtctagagatgggttcaaatctggcctcagatacttcctagctgtatgaccctgggcaagtcacttaactctcattgcccgATTCTTACCAATAGGCCTTGGAACCAACACCtactatggattctaagacaaaaggtaaggttaaaaaaaaaaaaagaaaatcttagtCCTGCAAAGATAGGTTATAAGAGAACAGGCATATTGCCCAAATGGCTTTGGGACCATATTTGTTACTCAGATAGTTAtcataaaggcagctaggtggcacagtgaatagatcaCAGGATCTGGAGTTTGGAAGACTcgtctccctgagttcaaatctgaccttagacacaaACTAGCTgcgagaccctgggcaagtcctttaatattgtttgcctcagtttcctcatctataaaatgaattgaagaaggaaatgacaaaccactccagactCTTTGCTAAGctaaatagagtcacaaagagttggacacaactgaaaaacaacaacaacaacaaaaaacaacaacccaactgaacaacaaaaaaggtgTCATAAGGGAGCCCTCCGGTTAGGGctgatttttctctctcagatGGTCTTTATAAAGCTGAAGAAGTCCCATGTAATTCTGGACTCCAGCTTAACCTTTCTATAAAGGATTAAGACTCAAGTCCAGACATCACACAGAAAGCTGTGGAGCataagtgtttctttttttttttttttaatcatttccccgttggggatgtagactctaaacgatcaccctagtgcaaatattaataatatgaaaataggtcttgagcaatgatacacataaaacctagtggaattgctcattggctatgggagaggggaggggaggaaagaatatgaatcctgtaaccatggaaaatattctaaattaaataaattaattaattagttaaaaaaataaaaatcattgccCCAGAGTCTGTTGGCAAGCTCCATTTGGTTCTTTCCAACATTGTGTGGCTTCTCCAATTTTCTTTACCCATTTACTGATACAGTTTAATGTGCCATCCTTAACATCCTGAAAAGGGCACATGCTAGCCAGTCAGCAGATTGAGCTCTTCATTGCCTAGAGACCAGGCAGTGAAACCGGAGCAGGGATGGGTGGGTAAATGCTTCCCTAGAGAATTTTTCCATTTGCCAAATTGAATGGCATAAGCACCACAGAGATAGAAGATATGTGCTAAGCACAGACTAAATGAGTTCACCTGCTTTTGATAACACGATACCTTTAATAATgaggtgtgtgtgtatggtgAGTCCCagactaaattaatttacctgccTTTGATTAATAGAATACCTTTAaaatagatgtatatatacaaagtttgagagaaaatgttaaaatattaaaaaacaaagaaaagcccAACACTAAAAACTTACTTGATAACTGTTTAACTCAACCCCAActttaaaattaatcaaatataaGTACAGAACAGTTTGTCAGTGAATGACGTCAATATGGATTATGTCTGTTGATCAACAGGAGGAAGAATGACTTCCTGTAATTACACCCTAATGATTCTGACTGCCTGGGTGAATGGCTTTTTTTGGGCCTTGATGCCGATCGTAGGTTGGGCTGGTTATGCCCCGGATCCGACTGGGGCTACATGTACTATAAACTGGCGGAAAAACGATGCGTAAGAGAGTTTACTGTGTAAAATCACATGCTAAAAATGTTGCGATGCCTATATTCCTCTGGATTCTGGCTTagtttacttattttttgtttaaagagTATTGTTCAGCCTTACAAGtgttttcagagctagaagagatcctAGCCACGGTAGAATTTATAATGGTGGGAATGGGTTGAATAGGAGGTGAAATTTAATGTGAATTTTCACATTATAGAGGACAAGTCAAGAGATATGGGGAAGTTCCTTTAGTCGTTTGGAAGAAGAAACATCCAGTTTCTTTTCTCCCTACTTGTgtacattcttctttttcttcttgatattCCTGATGAGTGGAGGATATTTGTTTGTAGGAACACCTGAGGTAGGACCCAGAGTGGAGAAGAGAACTGGAGATGGGATGAGGAGCCAGAATTTGTAATGACAACTCTTGAGGGCATAATATATACTCATTCCTTATACCGTTTAAGAGATTGCCTAAGAATAAAACATCTTTTGGGTGTTGTATAGACAAAGTACCACTCCCACAAGAATTCTGGGGAAAAGCTGAGGGAAGCTCTTTTATATAGTCTCTTGGAGGAGTGGAGTTCATCAAAATAATATTACTATGAAAAATTGAAACAGATTTAACTTTAAAACATTaaacattaaattattaattaaattgaattaattttaattaatcaaatagaaactttaattaattaaattgaaatttaaaaaattaaaaaaaaaagataaactttcAGTGACAGCTAgttgactcagtagattgagggccaagtctagagatggggggggggtgttctgggtttaaatttggctttagttacttcctagctgtgagaccctgggcatgtcacttgacccccattgcctagccttaccacttttctgccttggaaccaatacataatattaattctaagacagaaggtaagggttaaaaaaagaagacatattttCTAAGAGTAATTTTTAGATAGGAGCAATTCATTCTAGCtgttaattttttgtttgaaaaTTATTTAGGGCGTTGTTAACAATTACCTTTATTTTTCAGATCTTTTGTTTCTTACACAATGACTGTTATTGCTATAAATTTTGCCATGCCCTTAGGGGTTATGTTTTACTGTTATTACAATGTTTCTCAAAAGATGAAACAATATACTCCTAGCAACTGTCCCGATCACATAAACAGAGACTGGCCAAACCAAGTTGCTGTAACAAAGGTAAGAGGGGATACTTTTCTAGAAATAGCTACTCGCTATTTTCATTGTATAAATCCATCCCAGTCAGGCTGTCATCACATCTAGGTTTTTAGGTTGTGATCCGTTGAACTTCATGCCTGCCTGCCTCCCCCAATATGGCGGGTAGAACGTTTTTAAAGATTTGTGGACCAGTGACCCATGTATGACTCAAGGCTAATGtgaatttcaaaattaatatccaatattctaagtgttatatttaataagatttattaataataactaacataaaaaagctagagcaagAAGCTACCTTCCTCAGCCCAGcatgtgggggaaaaaagaggaagaggaagcgcttacagcaaactatatacaaaattataagcaaaacaatattaaaaaaaagtgaccaCGCAACATGggtggagagattaaaatgaattctgggaaatactgaaggacttctgggggatgaagtccaatttacaaaattctctaactatacacTAATTTTCTCAGGTTCAGAAACATTTGCTGCCATCACACTCTGTCCTTTTTGTATCTGAGTTACTGATccatctcctttccccttcctccccccttttTGCTGCCCTGTccccctccttcccatctctgGCCACTGTTTGCTTAGCAGCCCCCGGAAGAATATTGGCACGACCCCTTTTAGAGATTGCCAACCTGGGTTCTGGGCAGCTAACTGGAAAGAGTGCTTGGCGAGGAGTtgggaagtctcatcttcctgagttcaaatctatcctcagacactgtgtgattctgggcaagtcacttaatcccatttgtcttcattttttcatctgtaaaatgagctggagaagaaaatggtaaaccactgtattatctttggcaagaaaaccccaaatggggtcatgaggagttggacatgactgaaatgattgaacaactacAACAACCTGTGTTCTAGGGTTGCCTAAATTTGTGCATCAGTCACAAAATTAATTTAGGATGTGATTTGATGTGTCCATGGGTGCTTGGTCCTGAGATTGGAGGAAGATGAAACTTGGTCCTGAGATTGGAGGAAGATGAAACTGAGGGAATGTGTGTGGAATTTTAGACAATTGCAAATATAAAGCTCCAGGTCCTAAGAGGAGGGCTAGGAAATGGACCTGAGATTTCAGTGATACAGGGAACTTCCAGATAGGTCAATTCCCTTCAACAGTGGAGGTTAAGTTAATCAGTCACGAAGTACTTACTCTGGGCTTAATTACTaagttattaagtgcttactgtatatCAGATTCTGgaggatataaagaaataatttctgtATTCAAGGGGCAAagattctaatgagggagacatgtaaataattagataaatagTAGATAAATGCAAAGTAGATGGGGATAATTTAAAAGcaagcattattttattttattgttttttaaattttatttatttaatgaattaatttagaatattttttcatgcttccatggttcatgttctttccctcccctcctcgcccccctctcctggagccaacgagtaattcaactgggttttacatgtatcattttaaaaaaactttatttatttatttatttatttaaacccttaacttctgtgtattggcttcttggtggaagagtggtaagggtgggcaatgggggtcaagtgacttgcccagggtcacacagtctgaggctggattcccatctccaggcctggttctcaatccactgagcttcccagctgcacccattttacatgtatcattgatcaagacctatttccatattattaattgaAAGAAAGCATTTGCAGCCAGGGGGAAGTCACCCCCTTCTGTGGCAAATAgtggccagaagtcaggaagactagagaacaaatatagccttagacactagctgtgtgaacctgggcaagtcacttaatcttgatttacctcagtttcctccactgtaaaatggggataataatgatatCCACTTGAGAAGGtgtcttgaggatcaaatgagataatatttataaaatacttatattttataaataaataaattgaaaaaataaaatatttataaaaaattcacAGGGACGGCACAATATAAATGCTTCATCTTATTGCTTCCCTTCAATTTATACTTTGAGAGATTTGCCTTGCAAAGTACTACAATTTATACTTTATTGCAATTTATACTTTGAGAGATGGCAAATGTCTTGCTTAAGGTTTCCCCAGTCCAtcagtatcagaggcaggactggcTTTGAGGACGGTGCCCTAACCATCATTCCACACTGCCTTGTCCCAGGACTAGGCCAGAGAATTTTTCTCCATCGAAGGGTTTAAAGGgacaaatgttttgttttccagATGTCTGTGGTCATGATTTTAATGTTCCTGCTTGCTTGGTCACCTTATTCTATTGTGTGTTTATGGGCTTCTTTTGGGGACCCAAAGGAGATTCCCCCAGCAATGGCCATCGTCGCCCCTCTCTTTGCGAAATCTTCCACGTTCTACAATCCCTGTATATACGTGGTTGCCAACAAAAAGTAAGTGCCTCCAGGCAGAACCCTGACAGTTGTGTGGATAAAAAATGGTAATGCAGGTATGGGTTTATGGGGTAGGTCTGGAGTTGGTAGGGACCTTGGAGGTTAGCAAAACCTCCTCTTCTAGACAGAgatttcagtgacttgtccaaaattacAATAATAGTACCCGCAATGAGGCAGAATTTAGACTAGGTCCAGCTCTCTAGTCATTAAATCGCGCTGcctctcagatttgttttgaaaacccttcctttctgtcttacactcaatactgtgtgttggttccaaggcagaagactaggcgatgggggttcagtgacttgctcagggtcacacacttagggATTGTCTGAGGAAGATTtgatctccctctttccccccacaaaaaaagtaaaacctGGGATTTTCCAattccagacctgactctctatccactgagccacctagttatccCCCAAGGCTAATATTTATAAGCAGGAATgaatgattttgtatttgattctggagatgaTAGAAATCATATGCAAAAAGGCAACAGTGAAGACAGAGACTAAAAAATTCTCAAACAAACAAATGATCTcagatttaaaaatgaaactatcttATAAATGACTTTATGCTTTCCCCCCCTCCCAAATTATGGGCAATAATCTGAAGTTGGTCtttagatattttataatttatgtatttttagaGGTATTCAATTGGAGATGttagactgagagacagagaacatttgaaagtgtgggtttttttttttaaatgtttcaagcAATGTCGACATATCAGACAGATTTCTCCCCTTCCTCGCAGGTTCCGGAGGGCAATGTCTGCAATGATCCGCTGTCAGACTCACCAATCGATGCCTGTTTCCAATGCATTGCCAATGAACTAAGTGGAGACCTATCAGCTTTTGAGTTATGAAAGGAAAAACAACCAACctgcttcattttctctctttggtGTTATTTAACTTTGATCTTATCTAATATTCCTATAAAGCCTTTTACCTACTTGGATTCATGTCCTGCTATGGATTTGTGGGCTTTTGAGACCCTTCTCAAAAGCAGGGACTGTTGTCTGATTTTATATCCTGCGCCCTTCTGttgttgtttcagtcgtgtccaattcctcgttgaccccatttggggttttcttggcaaggatactggaaaggttgaccatttccttctccagctcattttacaaatgaggaaactgaggcaaacagggttaggtggtTTGttcagggtcccatagctagtaagaatctgaggtctTGCTGACTCTAGGTCAGGCACTTTCTCCACTATGTCACCGAGCTGCCTCATGTACCCTCTAATGCTTAATACAGTGTACACAGTGTTCACTTAATCAGTTTTAAAATTGTTGAATCAAATGTTCCTAGCTAATATACTAAAAAAACCTACTTTatctgatttttgtttcttttccttaattttctaaatatataatatacttatttttaaaccgttgtcttctgtcttagtatcagctcTAGGACAGAACAGCGGCAAGAATTAggtaaattacttgcccaaggtcacgtagctagtgttatgtggagatgcaaagcatggaatccctgcaaagatacaggaacTGCCCCCTtatcacccagaattccagggtacccccccctggagaactttgggtgagggggcagttcctgtatctttgcagggattccatgctttgcatctccacataacactaggaaggatttgaacccaggacttcctaactccagacctggctttctatccactgtgctacctagttgtctcgatgtaatatgatttttaataaaagatCAAGATAGTATTTCCTTGACAGTGTTTAAGGAATACATAGCCCATTTCATCTTCTTGTATActcttttttgcttatttcactccttTTGGCATAATCGGTTATGTAGTTTTTTAGTAGAATTAATCGGCTTAGCATAATCATTTGAGGCCAGTCACTGGAGTTTAGAGACAAGGATGAAAGTCTGACACAGGACAGTCATCAAACCTCTCTataccccaggcaactctctctTAGACTATGCCTCCATCTGTGTTGGCAGAGGGATTTTCCTGATTGGGAACTCTTATGTTCATGGAATCTTAAGTCTGGTCCAAAATTAAGGCTGTCAACCAAGATGCTAAATAGAAGGAACCTCTAAATGACAAAAGCTCATTTGTacctttgttgtttttaatttagaatatatggCCCCAAAGAAGTAACATTATTAAAGGAGTAGTTAGTTAGGTTTCTAGGTCAACTCACAAAAGCCTATTTGATACATAATGGGCTGACTTCCTCTAAAAAGTCCCATTTCTTCTGCTCTAACATCTCCTTGTAGGGTGGGAGTGAGTAACcatgaattattatttatttgaaaaaatttatttaattaattaatttagtgtgtttttccatgattccatgattcaggttctttccctcccctcctcccacctccctcctgtagccaatgagcagttccactgggttttacatgtgttatcaatcaagacctatttccatattattgataattgcactagggtgctcctttagagtctacatccccaatcatatccccattgacccatgtgatcaagcagttgcttttctaccatgaattatttttaaaaataagtttttattgatgtgaGATTTTGCTTTTCATCATCTGCATTCccctaataataaataataaaaagaggaaaatttcaggaaaaactaATCAACATAGCAAAAAAATCTGATGTgagatgtcttctcatatcttcttttggagaaaataatatttagtttttattgctttattattattattgttctattTACATTCTTGTAGTCatcatgtatattattttcttggttctgcttattgcactctgtatcagttcattaagattttttcctgtttctctggATTCATCATAGTCAtcatttttttatagcacaataatatttcattatacttcatgtaccataacttgtttatccatttcccagGCTACTTTGCTTCCAGAATTTGGTTCTACTAAAAgtttgactataaatattttggtgggCTTTCatggtccttttctttttgtctttgactcCTTGGAGTGAATCTCTTGGTCAAAGGATGTGATGGGTGAGACTGTTAGAACAGGTTTGGTgttggaatgaaatgaaataagatgGATGTTTACTGAagtgtaaaataaaaaggatattcAACCAAGATATTGCTGCAATTGGCTTGGGGAGATACATCCTGCCCATTTCCATATGGAAATGGTTCTGGTCACCCAGGCAAGTATTAGGACTTGCGTGATCTTGGAACATCTTAAAACTTTCCTGGGTTTTCCTAACTTTATTTTCAAACTTATGATAGTCAGCACAGAAAATATTCACAGTTCCTGgattttttctgacttttcttcCAAACTTAAGATAGTCAGCACAGAAAATATTCAAAGTCCCTTAATACTCAAATTTGAAGTATCTCCAATCATTGAAATCTCCAATCTGATGAAATCTGATCTCCAATCAGATGAAAGGTGGCTTTACTGGTCATTATGCAAACTCTTAGTGcagttaaaattttattattattattttcaaacccttgctttctttctaagtaacaactctaagacagaaggacaagagctaggcaaataggtttaagtgacttgtccacggtcacatagttaggaagtgtgtaaggtcacatttgaacccaggtcctcctgactccaagtctgacacTTATCCACTATGCCCTTTAATGTAGTTTTAAACCAGTAAAGCTTAaatctctgtctacctcagttttagTTGTTTAAGccattttaaaacttaaagctGCATTGATTGGAAATACCCTGTACACATGGATGGGAACTGTCTCAAGTAGAGAATTATTAGAGATATACctaatatatctatatgtaatatagatatctaatatatataaatatataattattaggtATAATTTTGTCCATTGGAAGAAAGcaagaggagcagctaggtgctTCAGTGGTTAAGAGAGTCAGGCTTTGGAGCAGGGAgatgttgggttcaaatctgcgagttcatttttaaaagattattacaaaaatgaataatatggaaataaaaaagaacctgTCTTAAAGATGGAAACTTTGCCAGGAAAAATTGCCATGATTAAAAGCTtacatggtggggaaaaaataTCTGTGagttcctagctgtgagactctgggcaagtcacttaaccccaattgcccagccccttactgctcttggaactgatacttaatattgattctaagacaaaatatgAGGAttcaaaaaaaagatgaaagcaaGAAGGAcatgaggagggaaaaaagaatcaattagGAAAATGGATAAATAGCTTTCAAAG
This genomic interval carries:
- the RRH gene encoding visual pigment-like receptor peropsin, which encodes MFKNNSVKSLAPEKEDPSAFSPTEHKIVAAYLITAGVISIASNIIVLGIFVKYKALRTATNTIIINLAVTDIGVSSIGYPMSAASDLHGSWKFGYAGCQIYAGLNIFFGMASIGLLTAVAIDRYLTICQPDLGGRMTSCNYTLMILTAWVNGFFWALMPIVGWAGYAPDPTGATCTINWRKNDASFVSYTMTVIAINFAMPLGVMFYCYYNVSQKMKQYTPSNCPDHINRDWPNQVAVTKMSVVMILMFLLAWSPYSIVCLWASFGDPKEIPPAMAIVAPLFAKSSTFYNPCIYVVANKKFRRAMSAMIRCQTHQSMPVSNALPMN